One genomic window of Denticeps clupeoides chromosome 14, fDenClu1.1, whole genome shotgun sequence includes the following:
- the chac1 gene encoding glutathione-specific gamma-glutamylcyclotransferase 1 isoform X1 — translation MKPQDVLAGRGSLWIFGYGSLVWKPDFKYRRSEVGHVKGYKRRFWHGDNFHRGDDDLPGRVVTLIEERDQCTWGVAFEVTGAQVAESLKYLDVREAVRGGYVTKVVEFHPRGGHGPPVPALVYIATPDNPTYLGPASPDDIAARIVACRGKTGHNVEYLLRLAEFMRASCPEVDDAHLFSIEVAALARLSVLL, via the exons ATGAAGCCCCAGGACGTCCTCGCCGGGCGGGGCAGCCTGTGGATCTTCGGCTACGGCTCGCTGGTGTGGAAGCCGGACTTCAAGTACCGGAGGAGCGAGGTCGGCCACGTCAAGGGCTACAAGAGGCGCTTCTGGCACGGGGACAACTTCCACCGTGGCGACGATGACCTG CCGGGAAGAGTCGTGACGTTGATCGAGGAGCGTGAC CAGTGCACGTGGGGCGTGGCCTTCGAGGTGACCGGCGCCCAGGTGGCGGAGTCGCTCAAGTACCTGGACGTGCGGGAGGCGGTGCGGGGCGGCTACGTCACCAAGGTGGTGGAGTTCCACCCGCGCGGCGGGCACGGGCCGCCCGTCCCCGCCCTGGTGTACATCGCCACCCCCGACAACCCCACCTACCTGGGGCCGGCCAGCCCGGACGACATCGCCGCCCGGATCGTGGCCTGCCGCGGCAAGACGGGCCACAACGTCGAGTACCTGCTCCGCCTCGCCGAATTCATGAGGGCCAGCTGCCCCGAGGTGGACGACGCCCACCTGTTCTCCATCGAGGTGGCCGCCCTGGCCCGCCTGTCCGTCCTCCTGTAA
- the chac1 gene encoding glutathione-specific gamma-glutamylcyclotransferase 1 isoform X2, whose protein sequence is MKPQDVLAGRGSLWIFGYGSLVWKPDFKYRRSEVGHVKGYKRRFWHGDNFHRGDDDLPGRVVTLIEERDCTWGVAFEVTGAQVAESLKYLDVREAVRGGYVTKVVEFHPRGGHGPPVPALVYIATPDNPTYLGPASPDDIAARIVACRGKTGHNVEYLLRLAEFMRASCPEVDDAHLFSIEVAALARLSVLL, encoded by the exons ATGAAGCCCCAGGACGTCCTCGCCGGGCGGGGCAGCCTGTGGATCTTCGGCTACGGCTCGCTGGTGTGGAAGCCGGACTTCAAGTACCGGAGGAGCGAGGTCGGCCACGTCAAGGGCTACAAGAGGCGCTTCTGGCACGGGGACAACTTCCACCGTGGCGACGATGACCTG CCGGGAAGAGTCGTGACGTTGATCGAGGAGCGTGAC TGCACGTGGGGCGTGGCCTTCGAGGTGACCGGCGCCCAGGTGGCGGAGTCGCTCAAGTACCTGGACGTGCGGGAGGCGGTGCGGGGCGGCTACGTCACCAAGGTGGTGGAGTTCCACCCGCGCGGCGGGCACGGGCCGCCCGTCCCCGCCCTGGTGTACATCGCCACCCCCGACAACCCCACCTACCTGGGGCCGGCCAGCCCGGACGACATCGCCGCCCGGATCGTGGCCTGCCGCGGCAAGACGGGCCACAACGTCGAGTACCTGCTCCGCCTCGCCGAATTCATGAGGGCCAGCTGCCCCGAGGTGGACGACGCCCACCTGTTCTCCATCGAGGTGGCCGCCCTGGCCCGCCTGTCCGTCCTCCTGTAA